In Campylobacteraceae bacterium, a single genomic region encodes these proteins:
- the mltG gene encoding endolytic transglycosylase MltG, protein MTVAKKIIVFFNIIEITLVSLIVILIYVLLPLSTTKVIFIPKGSSNNTIKYLNNRGYDLNIIDKTIIQVMGHPQSGWIDLEKNYMRKYDFLYKLTTSKAALKTITLIPGETSYIFLRLIASKMNLSLTKLQNAYDKVAFKKDGNILAETYKLPLGMKEDHLIFYLFSQSNKKYKKMALKIFGEYDKNKWYKYLSIASVIQKESASIKEMPIISSVIYNRLKKSMYLQMDGTLNYGKYSHIKVTAKRIKEDKSSYNTYRNKGIPSHPVSAVSIDAIKAAIFPAKTKYLYFVKNEKTGAHRFSTTYKTHVQNINLYRIEKRAKRIKAKKRKTQIKIQKEPSVFEKKGEKQNQIKTLWSKVK, encoded by the coding sequence ATGACTGTAGCAAAAAAAATAATTGTATTTTTTAACATTATTGAAATAACCCTTGTATCACTTATTGTAATATTGATTTATGTACTGCTTCCATTAAGTACCACTAAAGTGATTTTTATACCAAAAGGAAGTTCCAATAATACCATAAAGTATCTAAACAACCGTGGGTATGACCTAAATATTATTGATAAAACAATCATCCAAGTAATGGGTCATCCACAGAGTGGTTGGATAGATTTAGAAAAAAATTATATGAGAAAATATGACTTTTTATACAAATTAACGACTTCCAAAGCTGCTCTTAAAACCATTACTTTAATTCCAGGCGAAACGTCTTATATCTTTTTACGTCTAATAGCATCAAAAATGAATCTTTCTTTGACTAAATTACAAAATGCTTATGATAAAGTTGCTTTTAAAAAAGACGGGAATATCTTAGCTGAGACTTATAAACTGCCCTTAGGTATGAAAGAAGATCATTTGATTTTTTATCTTTTTTCTCAAAGCAATAAAAAATACAAAAAAATGGCCTTAAAAATATTTGGAGAGTATGATAAAAACAAGTGGTATAAATATCTTAGTATTGCATCTGTTATTCAAAAAGAATCAGCATCAATAAAAGAGATGCCTATTATCTCTTCTGTGATTTATAACCGTTTAAAAAAATCAATGTATTTGCAAATGGATGGAACGCTTAATTACGGGAAATACTCTCATATAAAAGTCACTGCAAAAAGAATAAAAGAAGACAAAAGTTCTTATAATACCTACAGAAATAAAGGCATTCCTTCTCATCCTGTATCTGCTGTTAGTATTGATGCTATTAAAGCAGCTATTTTCCCTGCTAAAACAAAATATTTGTATTTTGTTAAAAATGAAAAAACAGGAGCACACCGTTTCTCTACTACGTATAAAACCCATGTTCAAAATATAAATTTATACAGAATTGAGAAAAGAGCTAAAAGAATCAAAGCTAAAAAACGTAAAACACAAATTAAAATACAAAAAGAACCCAGTGTGTTTGAAAAAAAAGGTGAAAAACAAAATCAAATAAAAACGCTTTGGTCTAAAGTAAAATAA
- a CDS encoding response regulator, giving the protein MKILVVDDSRMAIKMLLKTLKEHTGEEDEVFTGKNGLEAVSLYKEQSPSLVFLDLTMPEMDGFTALEEIKKINKDARVVIVSADIQKGSMDRVRQEGAFDFVKKPITAEKMQDIFNKLQKS; this is encoded by the coding sequence ATGAAAATACTAGTAGTTGATGATTCACGAATGGCAATTAAGATGCTTTTAAAAACCCTAAAAGAGCATACGGGTGAAGAAGATGAAGTTTTTACTGGGAAAAATGGACTTGAAGCAGTTTCATTATATAAAGAACAATCACCCTCTTTGGTATTTCTAGATTTAACAATGCCTGAAATGGATGGTTTTACAGCCTTAGAAGAAATCAAAAAAATCAATAAAGACGCACGTGTAGTTATTGTTTCTGCTGATATTCAAAAAGGTTCTATGGACAGAGTTAGACAAGAAGGTGCTTTTGATTTTGTTAAAAAACCTATAACTGCTGAAAAAATGCAAGATATTTTTAATAAATTACAAAAGAGCTAA
- a CDS encoding NADP-dependent isocitrate dehydrogenase encodes MSKIIYTKVDEAPALATYSLLPIIKAFTKSSGIEMQVKDISLAGRIISNFPENLKTEQKIEDQLSQLGELTQDPSVNIIKLPNISASIPQLKAAIKELQEKGFDIPSYPDNASSKEEEEIQARYSKITGSAVNPVLREGNSDRRAPSAVKNFAKKNPHSMGEWKNDSKTNVLHMHENDFYGAELSKTFEKADDLKISFLDSSSNETVLKASTPVLAGEIIDATSMSANSLQAFYETSITKAKEEGVLLSLHLKATMMKVSDPIMFGFAVKVYFKELISKNKDLFVSLKVNFNNGLGDLYTKLETLDASTKEKVLADIAAVYAVQPPLAMVNSDKGITNLHVPSDVIIDASMPAMIRDGGKMWNKENQREDTLAMIPDRCYAQTFKTVIEDCKKHGALDVTTIGTVPNVGLMAQKAEEYGSHDKTFQAAAKGKILVTNKASEVVFSFDVEEGDIFRMCQVKDAPIRDWVKLAVNRAKLSSTPAIFWLDPQRAHDEQMILKVNAYLKDHDTKGLDISIETPVKATQISLDRMRAGKDTISVTGNVLRDYNTDLFPILELGTSAKMLSIVPLMKGGGLFETGAGGSAPKHVEQLANENHLRWDSLGEFMALAASLEHLGNTQDNKKAAILATTLDLATSTFLDENRSPSRKTGQIDNRGSHFYLAMYWADELAKQNDDADLQKEFKVLSTSLNDNETKISEELLAVQGKVIDMGGYYLPNETSLEQVMRPSSTLNSIINA; translated from the coding sequence ATGTCAAAAATTATTTATACTAAAGTTGATGAAGCACCTGCTTTAGCAACGTATTCACTTTTACCAATTATTAAAGCTTTTACAAAAAGCTCTGGAATTGAAATGCAAGTTAAAGATATTTCATTAGCTGGAAGAATTATTTCTAACTTCCCAGAAAATCTAAAAACTGAGCAAAAAATTGAAGATCAATTATCTCAATTAGGTGAACTTACTCAAGATCCAAGTGTTAACATTATTAAATTACCAAATATTTCAGCTTCAATTCCACAATTAAAAGCGGCTATTAAAGAATTGCAAGAAAAAGGTTTTGATATTCCTTCTTATCCAGATAATGCAAGTTCTAAAGAAGAAGAAGAGATTCAAGCAAGATATTCAAAAATTACAGGTTCTGCTGTTAACCCAGTATTACGAGAAGGAAATTCTGACAGACGAGCTCCTTCTGCTGTTAAAAACTTTGCAAAAAAGAATCCTCATTCAATGGGTGAGTGGAAAAATGACAGTAAAACAAATGTTTTACACATGCATGAAAATGACTTTTATGGGGCTGAGTTATCAAAAACATTTGAAAAAGCAGATGATTTAAAAATTTCTTTCTTAGATTCTTCTTCAAATGAAACAGTATTAAAAGCTTCTACTCCTGTATTAGCAGGTGAAATTATTGATGCAACCTCTATGAGTGCCAATTCTTTACAAGCATTTTATGAAACTTCAATCACAAAAGCAAAAGAAGAAGGTGTTTTATTATCTCTTCATTTAAAAGCTACAATGATGAAAGTATCCGATCCAATTATGTTTGGTTTTGCGGTAAAAGTATATTTCAAAGAATTAATTTCTAAAAACAAAGATTTATTTGTTTCATTAAAAGTTAACTTTAACAATGGTTTAGGTGACTTATATACTAAATTAGAAACACTTGATGCAAGTACTAAAGAAAAAGTTCTTGCTGATATTGCTGCTGTTTATGCAGTACAACCCCCACTAGCTATGGTTAATTCTGATAAAGGAATTACTAACTTACATGTACCTTCTGATGTAATTATTGATGCATCTATGCCTGCAATGATTAGAGACGGTGGTAAAATGTGGAACAAAGAGAACCAAAGAGAAGATACACTAGCAATGATTCCTGATAGATGTTATGCACAAACATTTAAAACAGTTATTGAAGATTGTAAAAAACACGGAGCATTAGATGTTACAACTATAGGAACAGTTCCTAATGTTGGACTTATGGCTCAAAAAGCAGAAGAATATGGTTCACATGATAAAACATTCCAAGCAGCAGCAAAAGGTAAAATTCTTGTTACGAATAAAGCTTCTGAAGTAGTATTTTCTTTTGATGTAGAAGAAGGAGATATTTTTAGAATGTGTCAAGTTAAAGACGCTCCTATTAGAGACTGGGTTAAACTAGCGGTTAATAGAGCAAAATTATCTTCTACTCCTGCAATTTTTTGGTTAGATCCACAAAGAGCACATGATGAGCAAATGATTTTAAAAGTAAATGCTTATTTAAAAGATCATGATACTAAAGGCCTAGATATTTCTATTGAAACACCTGTAAAAGCTACTCAAATTTCATTAGACAGAATGAGAGCAGGAAAAGATACTATTTCAGTTACTGGAAATGTTTTAAGAGATTATAATACTGATTTATTCCCAATTCTAGAATTAGGAACATCGGCTAAGATGTTATCAATTGTTCCATTAATGAAAGGTGGAGGTTTGTTTGAAACAGGTGCTGGAGGTTCTGCTCCTAAACATGTTGAACAATTAGCAAATGAAAATCACTTAAGATGGGATTCTTTAGGTGAATTCATGGCTTTAGCTGCTTCTTTAGAGCACTTAGGAAATACTCAAGACAATAAAAAAGCGGCAATTCTTGCTACTACTCTTGATTTAGCTACTTCTACTTTCTTAGATGAGAACAGATCTCCTTCAAGAAAAACAGGACAAATTGATAACAGAGGTTCTCACTTCTATTTAGCTATGTACTGGGCAGATGAATTAGCAAAACAAAATGATGATGCAGACTTACAAAAAGAGTTTAAAGTACTTTCTACTTCTTTAAATGACAATGAAACAAAAATAAGTGAAGAATTATTAGCGGTTCAAGGTAAAGTTATAGATATGGGTGGATATTATTTACCTAATGAAACTTCATTAGAACAAGTAATGAGACCCTCTTCGACATTAAATTCAATTATAAACGCATAG
- a CDS encoding helix-turn-helix transcriptional regulator has product MNNKAYTEPVYLISAVAEILSIHPQTLRQYEREGFVNPTRSNGKIRLYSQKDIDHIKYILTLTREFGINLAGVDLILQLNKKIKNIEKELDEYKEKFKNIDKYAVVPSAKALVVKKSSYDMIVFEE; this is encoded by the coding sequence ATGAATAATAAAGCATATACTGAGCCCGTTTATTTAATCTCTGCAGTTGCAGAGATATTAAGCATTCATCCTCAAACCTTAAGACAATATGAAAGAGAGGGATTTGTCAATCCCACAAGAAGCAATGGGAAAATACGCTTGTATTCTCAAAAAGACATTGACCACATAAAATATATATTAACCCTAACAAGAGAATTTGGTATTAATTTAGCAGGAGTTGATTTGATTCTTCAGTTAAACAAAAAAATCAAAAATATAGAAAAAGAGCTGGACGAATACAAAGAAAAATTTAAAAATATTGATAAATATGCAGTGGTACCATCAGCAAAAGCTTTAGTTGTTAAAAAAAGCTCTTATGATATGATTGTTTTTGAAGAATAA
- a CDS encoding FAD-dependent oxidoreductase gives MKIYDYVIIGSGIAGSCIANELKDENLLILEKNSKNAQGASGAAGAFLNPLLGKNNNFKTLVNASLLYANDFYEKLVPESFFNVGVLRIPKNEEERKKFEAFKEDNDFDYIPKKDGYFFDVASHVLASEVCNTLIKNIEIKYDYDVKHINYKNELWHINEEIFCKNLIITTGKDINLLGEKYINIRPVWGEKIDISSTTCISYNSHKDCSLSSSFETLDKGRFKISIGATHHRFASYEEEIKYLNELDSLNKTYTNDDTKCLVSSDSLKLLEKANDILLLKDVKILDVKRGARACSFDYLPLIGPLIDSKETLEFYPYLKKGSKVPASKFKRYKKLFILNGLGGRGFVLAPYLSKILVNHIKNNIELPNDITLDRLFMRWVRKEK, from the coding sequence ATGAAAATATATGACTATGTAATTATTGGAAGTGGTATTGCTGGTTCTTGTATTGCAAATGAATTAAAAGATGAAAATCTTTTAATTTTAGAAAAAAATTCTAAAAATGCCCAAGGTGCATCAGGTGCTGCCGGTGCTTTTTTAAATCCTCTTTTAGGAAAAAATAATAATTTTAAAACCTTAGTCAATGCATCATTATTGTATGCCAATGATTTTTATGAAAAACTTGTTCCTGAATCTTTTTTCAACGTTGGAGTCTTAAGAATTCCAAAAAATGAAGAAGAGAGAAAAAAGTTTGAGGCTTTTAAAGAAGACAATGATTTTGATTATATCCCCAAAAAAGATGGTTATTTTTTTGATGTAGCTTCTCATGTTCTTGCAAGTGAGGTATGTAATACACTTATAAAAAATATTGAAATAAAATATGATTATGATGTAAAACATATAAATTACAAAAATGAATTATGGCATATTAATGAGGAAATATTTTGTAAGAATCTTATCATTACTACAGGAAAAGACATCAATTTATTGGGAGAAAAATATATTAATATACGGCCAGTTTGGGGTGAAAAAATAGATATATCTAGTACAACATGTATATCATATAACTCTCATAAAGACTGTTCATTATCTTCTTCTTTTGAAACACTTGATAAGGGCAGATTTAAAATCTCAATAGGTGCAACTCATCATAGATTTGCTAGTTATGAAGAAGAGATAAAGTATCTTAATGAACTTGATTCTTTAAATAAGACTTATACAAATGATGATACAAAATGTCTGGTTTCTTCTGATTCATTAAAACTCTTAGAAAAAGCTAATGATATACTTCTTTTGAAGGATGTTAAAATTCTTGATGTAAAAAGAGGTGCCAGAGCTTGTAGTTTTGATTATTTGCCTTTAATAGGTCCCCTTATTGATTCAAAAGAAACACTTGAATTTTATCCCTATTTAAAAAAAGGAAGCAAAGTTCCTGCTTCTAAATTCAAGAGATATAAGAAGTTATTTATTTTAAATGGTTTGGGTGGAAGAGGTTTTGTTTTGGCTCCTTATTTATCTAAAATATTAGTTAATCATATTAAAAACAATATAGAATTACCAAATGATATTACTTTAGATCGTTTATTTATGCGTTGGGTTAGAAAAGAAAAATAG
- a CDS encoding cold-shock protein — protein MATQVNGTVKWFNSEKGYGFIQQEEGGDDVFVHFRQINSNGYERVTLEEGQKVTFEIGEGQKGPQAENVTIV, from the coding sequence ATGGCAACTCAAGTTAACGGAACAGTAAAATGGTTCAATAGTGAAAAAGGTTATGGTTTTATTCAACAAGAAGAGGGTGGAGACGATGTATTCGTACACTTTAGACAAATTAATTCAAATGGTTACGAAAGAGTAACTTTAGAAGAAGGTCAAAAAGTAACTTTCGAAATCGGTGAAGGTCAAAAAGGACCACAAGCAGAGAACGTTACAATCGTATAA
- a CDS encoding PAS domain-containing sensor histidine kinase: MKIEDFGYICNTIDNGIIILDKDLEVFFWNKWLESRTKITFNKIKNKKIEDFFPNINTIKLKRKIKTSLSLNSPTFYNTEVNRYLLEIPLNNISSKFFDSMQQAITIMPYDKDSDIAVLYIYDNTLLCESNFKLKQVQKDLVNKNTELEESQVELLRSYTTIELLLNTTMEAIFLFEDDSCTHVNKKAIELFSYENEEETKAHAINDLISYTKRDIMEAIIDEPFELEMSKRDKSIFDALVQIKIIQKDGKKIKIITILDISELKTKERLLAQQSKMAAMGEMIENIAHQWRQPLSTISTAASGIKIQKELNILEDKMFYDATDVIVKSTNHLSQTINDFKNFIKGDTNKVLFNLSKNIKTNLSILEGHLRTNYITVIANLDDSIELTNYPNELSQAILNILNNSNDALIDNKIDEKLIFIDTYIKNNEIIIEIKDNALGIEKNIIKKIFEPYFTTKHKHQGKGLGLYMTHQLIDLSMKGILAVQNKKFTYNNTSYLGACFTISFPLIKT; encoded by the coding sequence ATGAAAATAGAAGATTTTGGATATATTTGTAATACTATTGATAATGGGATAATAATCTTAGATAAAGATTTAGAAGTATTTTTTTGGAATAAATGGTTGGAAAGCCGTACAAAAATTACTTTCAATAAAATAAAAAATAAAAAAATAGAAGATTTTTTCCCAAATATTAATACAATTAAACTAAAAAGAAAAATAAAAACATCTTTAAGCCTTAATTCTCCGACGTTCTATAATACTGAAGTAAATCGTTATTTATTAGAAATTCCTCTAAATAATATCTCTTCTAAGTTTTTTGACTCTATGCAGCAAGCTATTACTATCATGCCTTATGATAAAGACAGTGATATTGCTGTTTTGTATATTTATGATAATACACTCTTATGTGAATCTAATTTTAAACTAAAACAAGTGCAAAAAGATTTGGTAAATAAAAATACGGAATTAGAAGAATCTCAAGTAGAACTCTTACGTTCTTACACCACCATTGAATTATTATTAAATACAACCATGGAAGCCATATTTTTATTTGAAGATGATAGCTGTACCCACGTAAACAAAAAAGCCATTGAATTATTCTCTTATGAAAATGAAGAAGAAACAAAAGCACATGCCATAAATGATTTAATTTCTTATACCAAAAGAGATATTATGGAAGCTATTATTGATGAACCCTTTGAATTAGAAATGAGCAAAAGAGACAAAAGTATTTTTGATGCTTTAGTACAGATTAAGATTATTCAAAAAGATGGCAAAAAAATAAAAATCATTACTATTTTAGATATTAGTGAATTAAAAACAAAAGAAAGGTTATTAGCGCAACAATCTAAAATGGCTGCAATGGGAGAAATGATTGAAAATATTGCCCATCAGTGGAGACAACCTTTAAGTACAATTTCAACAGCTGCTTCTGGAATAAAAATACAAAAAGAGCTTAATATCTTAGAAGACAAAATGTTTTATGATGCGACAGATGTTATTGTAAAAAGTACCAATCATTTATCTCAAACCATTAATGATTTTAAAAACTTCATAAAAGGGGATACAAACAAAGTTCTCTTTAATCTAAGCAAGAATATAAAAACAAATTTATCCATCCTTGAAGGCCACTTAAGGACCAACTACATCACTGTTATAGCAAACTTAGATGATAGTATTGAATTAACGAATTATCCCAACGAATTATCCCAAGCCATATTAAATATACTCAATAATTCAAATGATGCTTTAATTGACAATAAAATAGATGAAAAACTTATTTTCATTGATACTTATATTAAAAATAATGAAATTATCATTGAAATTAAAGACAATGCTTTGGGAATAGAAAAAAATATCATTAAAAAAATATTTGAGCCTTATTTTACGACAAAACACAAGCACCAAGGAAAAGGTTTGGGTTTATATATGACACATCAACTTATTGACTTAAGTATGAAAGGTATATTAGCTGTACAAAATAAAAAATTTACCTACAATAATACCTCCTATCTAGGAGCTTGTTTTACAATTTCTTTTCCTTTAATTAAAACATAA
- a CDS encoding DnaJ domain-containing protein, with protein sequence MSKSLYQTLEIQESATPDEIKKAYRKLARKFHPDVNKDKDAEETFKEINAAYEVLSDKEKKVQYDQYGDSMFGGQNFHDFAQNQGSGDLDDILKQMFGNQGGFGGGFGGGFGGGFEPDLDMNTQITIAFDISILGGNHHISLNHDSFDIKIPKGIKDGQKIRAKGKGKSHGSQKGDLLILIHVAPSPLYERRDFTLLRDFDIPLKTALFGGKVLIKTLYKDITLKVPSDTKQNQKFRVKELGVPNRKTSVNGDLFLKANIVLPKIEDMDEDFVKQLEEFLPEV encoded by the coding sequence ATGTCAAAAAGTTTATATCAAACCTTAGAAATACAAGAAAGTGCCACGCCTGATGAAATTAAAAAAGCCTATAGAAAACTTGCTAGAAAATTCCATCCTGATGTAAATAAAGATAAAGATGCAGAAGAAACATTTAAAGAAATCAATGCTGCTTATGAAGTATTAAGTGACAAAGAAAAAAAAGTTCAATATGATCAATACGGTGACTCTATGTTTGGAGGACAAAACTTTCATGACTTTGCACAAAATCAAGGTTCGGGAGACTTAGATGATATTCTAAAACAAATGTTTGGAAATCAAGGTGGTTTTGGTGGTGGTTTTGGCGGAGGATTTGGTGGTGGTTTCGAGCCTGACTTGGATATGAATACACAAATCACTATTGCTTTTGATATCTCAATTTTAGGGGGAAATCATCATATCTCTTTAAATCATGACTCTTTTGATATTAAAATTCCAAAAGGAATTAAAGATGGGCAAAAAATACGAGCAAAAGGAAAAGGAAAATCCCATGGATCACAAAAAGGCGATCTTCTTATTCTTATACATGTAGCACCCTCTCCTCTTTATGAAAGAAGAGATTTTACTTTATTAAGAGATTTTGACATACCGTTAAAAACGGCTTTGTTTGGAGGAAAAGTTCTTATTAAAACATTATATAAAGACATTACCTTAAAAGTACCAAGCGATACCAAACAAAATCAAAAATTCAGGGTTAAAGAATTGGGAGTGCCTAATAGAAAAACATCTGTAAATGGGGATTTATTTTTAAAAGCAAATATTGTTTTACCAAAAATCGAAGATATGGATGAAGATTTTGTAAAACAATTAGAAGAATTTTTACCAGAAGTTTAA
- the ftsZ gene encoding cell division protein FtsZ has protein sequence MSDNLFNVEDITVKMPTQTLSDNVAKISVIGVGGGGCNMINHMITEGSHKIDLIVANTDLQVLHISKAPKKIQLGLKLTKGLGAGMKPEIGRDSAVESYEDIKNTLKGADIVFIAAGLGGGTGTGAAAVVAKAAKEIGALTVSVVTKPFTWEGKKRAGLANLGLEELKKVSDSIIVVPNDRLLDIIDESVGMKDAFRIIDNILYQAVNGMSEVILNPGNADINMDFADVRTIMQHRGMALMGIGRAKGDNAAIKALEDAIESPLLDKVSLSGAKGILIHFNIHPQISLFAINNVMEKIHETIDSNAEIIFGTTSDKTLEKDEVKITIVATGFESINSSSSKKEEENTPNKTKISSDDENYLDTPPLMRDYVVQYSL, from the coding sequence ATGAGTGATAATTTATTTAATGTAGAAGATATTACGGTTAAAATGCCTACCCAAACCTTATCTGATAATGTTGCAAAAATTTCTGTAATAGGTGTTGGGGGCGGAGGTTGTAATATGATTAATCATATGATAACTGAAGGAAGCCATAAAATTGATTTGATTGTTGCAAATACGGATTTACAAGTATTGCATATTTCAAAAGCTCCTAAAAAAATACAATTGGGTTTAAAACTTACTAAAGGTTTAGGCGCTGGTATGAAACCAGAAATTGGAAGAGATTCGGCTGTTGAATCGTATGAAGATATAAAAAATACACTAAAAGGCGCTGATATTGTATTTATTGCTGCTGGTTTAGGTGGCGGAACTGGAACAGGAGCTGCTGCTGTTGTAGCAAAAGCTGCTAAAGAAATTGGAGCGCTTACTGTTTCTGTTGTTACTAAACCCTTTACTTGGGAAGGTAAAAAAAGAGCAGGGCTTGCAAACTTAGGTCTTGAAGAACTTAAAAAAGTAAGTGATTCTATTATTGTAGTTCCTAATGATAGGCTCTTGGATATTATTGATGAAAGCGTTGGAATGAAAGATGCTTTTAGAATTATTGATAATATTTTATATCAAGCGGTAAATGGAATGAGTGAAGTTATTCTTAATCCTGGAAATGCAGATATTAATATGGATTTTGCTGATGTAAGAACTATTATGCAACATCGTGGAATGGCACTTATGGGTATTGGGCGAGCTAAAGGCGATAATGCTGCTATTAAAGCCTTAGAAGATGCTATTGAGTCACCCTTATTAGATAAAGTCTCTTTAAGTGGAGCTAAGGGGATATTAATTCACTTTAATATTCATCCTCAAATTTCTTTGTTTGCTATTAATAATGTAATGGAAAAAATCCATGAAACCATAGATTCAAATGCAGAAATTATTTTTGGAACAACTTCTGATAAAACCTTGGAAAAAGATGAAGTAAAAATTACTATTGTAGCAACAGGTTTTGAAAGTATTAATAGCTCAAGTTCAAAAAAAGAAGAAGAAAATACACCCAATAAAACAAAAATATCAAGTGATGATGAAAATTATCTTGATACTCCTCCTTTAATGAGGGATTATGTCGTTCAGTATAGTTTATAA
- a CDS encoding chemotaxis protein CheX — translation MSELILNEDEQDCLQELMNIAYGSATASITEILNAHAELGIPRIKIINADELCDYLKEESEDNTPYFASVQQFNGEITGENLFIIDKVSAKNIALQFGLEEDEIDDNELYDIILEITNILSSATISKFSQELDAPVSFSPPSVDLLESIISLDNRFSKDYEKIIIVSTDINFKEQNIKGQFLILTTDESILTIKKLLNKILDEL, via the coding sequence ATGAGTGAACTTATTTTAAATGAAGATGAACAAGACTGTCTACAAGAGTTAATGAATATCGCTTATGGCAGCGCAACAGCTTCTATTACTGAAATATTAAATGCCCATGCCGAACTTGGAATCCCAAGAATTAAAATAATTAATGCAGATGAATTGTGTGATTATTTAAAAGAAGAAAGCGAAGACAATACACCCTATTTTGCCTCTGTACAGCAGTTTAATGGAGAAATAACAGGAGAAAACCTTTTTATTATTGATAAAGTTTCTGCAAAAAACATTGCTTTACAATTTGGTTTAGAAGAAGATGAGATCGATGACAATGAACTCTACGATATTATTTTAGAAATTACGAATATCTTATCTTCTGCTACTATTTCAAAATTTTCACAAGAACTTGATGCGCCTGTTAGTTTTTCGCCTCCTAGTGTTGATTTATTAGAATCCATTATTAGTTTGGATAATCGTTTTTCAAAAGATTATGAAAAAATAATCATTGTTTCTACTGATATCAATTTTAAAGAACAAAATATTAAAGGACAGTTTTTAATTTTAACAACCGATGAATCCATCTTAACAATTAAAAAACTGCTTAATAAAATTTTAGATGAGCTCTAA